From Triticum aestivum cultivar Chinese Spring chromosome 7B, IWGSC CS RefSeq v2.1, whole genome shotgun sequence:
accttcaacaaggaccgcccgtagtcaaattcgattcaactaaagttggagaaacagacacctgccaaccacctttatgcaaaactagttgcatgtctgtcggtgaaactggtctcatgaacgtggtcatgtaaggttggtccgggccacttcatccagcaacaccgccgaatcaaaataatacattggtggtaagcagtatgatgatcaccgcccacaactatttgtgttctactcgtgcatatcatctacgcatagacctggctcggatgccactgttgggaaacgtagcatgcaatttcaaaaaaaatccctacgctcacgcaagatctatctaggagatgcatagcaatgagagggggatagtgtgtccacgtacccttgtagaatgaaagcggaagtgtttgacaacgcggttgatgtagtcgaacttcttttcgttccgaccggtcaagtaccgaacgtacgacacctccgagttctgcacacgttcagctcgatgacgtctcctccttattgatccagcaagcagGAGAGGAGAAATAGATGGGATGACAACCAACACGAtgtcgtggtggtgatggtggtggcggagcaccgacagcgcttcgctaagcatcgctgggacgaggcggtggaactacggagtaacatgagagagagaggggcgccaagggctttgTGTGTactcttggggtgccccctcccttctatatataggtggaggggcgtggcaaCAACCCCTCCAAAGTCCAAGGCGCAGCCAAGGGGGAGGACTTGGAATCCAAATCCAATCCTATTCCTattaggactccttcctttttatcctttccctagccacatgggcttttgaggacttggtgcaccTAGCCCAATAAGGCTAGGGCACCTCCCTGCAGCCCATGCTAGTCTTTGGGTCGTGgtgaacccacttgtggacttccggacccctctggaatcctccgaaaccttctagaagcttcccggtacaataccgaaaaaactgcacctttttccggaacccaaaatatgacttcctatatataaatctttacctctcgaccattccgagactcctcatgacgttcggaatctcatttgggactctgaacaacatttggttaccactcatcaaatatcccgatactactctagcgtcaacaaacgttaagtgtgcggaccctacgggttcgagaactatgtagacatgaccgagacacctctccggtcaataaccaatagcggaacctggatgctcatattggctcccacatattctacaaagatctttatcggtcaaaccgttatgacaacatacacaattccctttgacatctgtatgttacttgcccgagattcgatcgttggtatcttcatacctagttcaatctcattaacggcaagtctctttactcgttccgtaatacatcattgcgcaactaactcattagtcactatgtttgcaaggcttcttatgatgtgtattaccgagagggtccagagatacctctccgatactcggagtgaaaaatcctaatctcgatctatgccaacccaacaaacaccttcagagatacctgtagagcatctttataatcacccagttgcgttgtgacatttgatagcacacaaggcattcctccggtatccgggagttgcataatctcgtagtcgaaggaatatgcatttgacatgaagaaagcagtagcaataaaactgaacgatcataatgctaagctaacgatcaTAACTGAACGAtcattgtccatcacatcattctcctaatgatgttgtctcatttatcaaatgacaacacatgtccatggttaggaaacttaatcatctttgatcaacgagctagtctagtagaggcttactaggacacggtattttgtctatgtatccacacatgtatcaagttttcggttaatacaattctagcatgaataataaacatttatcatgaaataaggaaatataaaataacaactttattattgcctctagggcatatttcctttcagTGAGAGGATTGCTTCAAGCACCGCTTGGTCTCCACTGCCACCAGGTTCCCTTTTATTCATGTTTGATGCCGCGATCTTCTCCGAGCTAGGGAAGGTTGGTGCAGGGGTGATCGCTCTAAATTCTGATGGCCAATGTGTTGTTTCCTGCCGAGAAGCGACCAATGGAAGGCCTGCACCTGAGTTGGCTGAGGCCTTGGCTCTTCGGTGAGCTGTTTATCTTGCACGGGAGGAGGGATGCGACTCGGTGATCTTCGGCTCCGACTTTCTATCCCTGATGCAGAGGGTTAATTCTTCTGTCTGTGTTAGTTCGCTGGTGGGCTCAGTGGTGTCGGACATCAAATATGGCGCGTCGAGCATCTCTTCTGTGTTGTTCAAGCATACTCGTCGGCAATCTAATGTTTTAGCTCATTATCTAGCTAATTCTTGTATGGAATCTAATGGTCTTTGTGTTTTTCATTCTACTCCGGTTTGCATTCGGAATACTCCggtggtgcgtgcccggcggctccgACACTTGGAGCCCGCCGGGCGACGCGGGTAGGGCAGCGGCCGGGCGTGGCTGCtgctccggccgtgggcggcgaCATGGGTAGGTCTCGGTGCCCTACCGGTGTCATGGCGGCTTCACGGTGGCTCGAGGGATCTGTCTGCGGCAACGGCCGGCTCCTCCGGCATCGGTTTGTCTGCGTTCGGGCCGTCTCGTCCTTCACCCCATCTCCTCGTCGCCCGGGCGCTACTCCCATCAAAGGGCTGGTCCTTTCCCAGCTGCGATccaccgctcgtctcgcgcccATTGCCGCCGacagagctcgtctcgcgcacgatgcagcaggaACGAGCTCGTCTCGTGCACGATGCAGCAGGACTGggctcgtctcgcgcacgatgcagcaggaccAAGCTTGTCTCATGCAcgatgcagcaggaccgagctcgtctcgcgcacgatgctgcaggaccgagctcatCTCACGCTTGGAGTAGCAGGATGGGGCGGTGGATGCCGGTTTtggccgacctattgggtctcgacgctgggggttgcccaggggcgcgaaaggtgggacctttccgctcgtctctttcaTTGGGGTGCGCCGGGTCACGGCgaggtggtgtcgaggtcttggatgctggggcggcggccctggtggtggtggtggcgcggtgCTTTTGGACAAAGCCCGCGCCTTGGTGCTGCCCGCTcatcatggccgtgtgggcggcgtggttgctGGGTTGTGGCGTACGGTGGCGGTGAatgttggccgaggtgaaaacctgctctatcttcggacggaccggcggcggcgaagatcgctcccttcttgaaggcgtcgtcgcggctcccattgcccgtcatgcggctccgggggaaactttgatccttggatcgggcggtggcggcgctccggcgtcgtttccttcctgaaggcgccgccttggagcgcatgtttcgtcatatgtagcttcataTCTTCGGGACGGTAGTGCTAGGAGTAGTGTTGCCGCGCTCAGCGCCTTTGTATCCCGtcctgggtgtgtgcgtgtgttgcgaTGGCGTAGCGTGTGGTTGTACTGGATGCTTGtgggttgttgctttatatataaagcggggcgaaagcctttttcggtataaaGTGTTCACGTTTTCTAAAAAAACCACCAAAAAAATACGGGCAAATATGCATTTTGATCTACTAGCAGCAGTACACTCGAAATGccagaaaagaaaagggaaactCACGTTCACCGGTGTGCCAAAACGGAACTCATCCACCTGTCCACGGCATCGCTCATGGAGCACACGGATCGCGATCCGCGTGACGCCACAAACCCAAATCGCCACCCTCCATTTGGCCTCGATCCAACGGCGCAGATTCCACCCTCCTCCGCCCAGCCCGCCTGGCCGAAATCCGAACCCCCAAATAATCGCGCGCGACGGCGCGAAGCACCAAAACCCaatcctcgaccccctttaaaatccgcctccattctcccccaacccaCCAGAGCCAAGTGAAATCCCAATCTCCAAACTCCTCAGCGCAGCAGCAGCCAGATCCTTCCCCATCCATCCCAATGGCCCGCACGAAGCAGACGGCGCGCAAGTCCACCGGCGGCAAGGCGCCGAGGAAGCAGCTCGCCACCAAGGCGGCTCGCAAGTCGGCCCCGGCCACAGGCGGCGTGAAGAAGCCCCACCGTTTCCGCCCCGGCACCGTGGCGCTCCGGGAGATCCGCAAGTACCAGAAGAGCACGGAGCTGCTCATCCGCAAGCTCCCCTTCCAGCGCCTCGTCCGGGAGATCGCCCAGGACTTCAAGACCGACCTCCGCTTCCAGTCCTCCGCCGTCTCCGCGCTCCAGGAGGCCGCCGAGGCGTACCTCGTCGGCCTCTTCGAGGACACCAACCTCTGCGCCATCCACGCCAAGCGCGTCACcatcatgcccaaggacatccaGCTCGCCCGCCGCATCCGTGGGGAGAGGGCCTAGGTTTGGGGTCGCTGCTGGCTAGTAGCTGTTCTTGTCCTATGATCTGAATGTGTTCAGGgcgcttctgtttgttggtgttgaTATGATGTATCGTGATGCTTGAATGAAATTGCAATTAAAAAGTTCAGTTATCATGCTTATTCTGTCCCCCCAGTGTCACTGTTTGATTATAAATTGCTCCGTGATTCTTGCAATGTTCTTGTGACATGAAGCAAGCTGATTATGCAAGTGATAGGTTTGGAAAGTATGCAAGTGATTATGCAATGTCCCCATGGGCTTCGCGATTTTGCCGGGGCCCTCTGTTATTTATCTTTGCTCCCTGTGTGATTCAGTTTCTTGCACTTTTCTTTGCACGTTTCTGCAGGCGTTAGGTGAATTTGTTTGGCCTTTCGGCTCTGCTTGATGTGTTTCTGAACTTGGCTGGGCAGGTTGATGTGGATTAGCTGAAGCTGAATCCTGCATCACATCAACAAGTCGCCACTTCACCTTCTCAGCTAGTTGGAAATTTGCATTGGATCTGATCTACTTTATCTTCATTTCTCAGATTTTGTTAAGTAATTTCTGTGATTGGATGTTAAGTTTGCTGAATGTTATCCTTCTGGGGTTGATTCTTGTGCTGAGTTTTTCCTGGTTGTGATTGTTCTTGTCTTCATGATGATTCTTCTGGATCAGAAACTTGCAGTTGACAATTACAGTTTTTTTTGTCGGATCCTTTCAGTACTATCCATTTAATCTAACAAGTTTACACCATGCAGTTGTACATTATAAGAGCAACAAGTAGTGTAATTAAACTTGTGCTGTGATCAGCCTATGAGAGTATATAACATGACACACTTTAAGGCTATTATTTTCTTATCATCCTACACCGCTGTTAACTGACAGAATGCGCAATTTGGTGCCAGCAGCACTCTCTCCGAATAAACTCGTGCTGCGATCAGCCTATGTGGCTATGTCTCACAAAGTTTTGTTGAAAGATTAAGGCAGATATGAGTACAAGCCACTAATCACTGCAGTTGCTATGATACTGTTTGCAGCTTCTGTGGCATGAATTCCATCCCAACTCACGTAGTACTTGGCTTCTCCGCAGGCCGTTGCACTTGCAATGTCGCCGTTTACAAACTTGCTGGTACACATTTGGGTTAAAATTGTGAGCTCTGTTACTGTATCCAGAGCGGCGGAAGCTACACGAGGAAGGAGGAAGGCCAACCAATTCAGTAGTACTTGACACTTGTATTTTCAGATATGGATATGAACCGAAACGGCTGATGTACTCATTGGATGGCAGAAATGATTCTAGAGAGAGATCATCATGAGCTTCTGGATGCCTTAACATCTCAAGCATAACGGAATCTCTGTCAACGTACATGATCGATGCATCCTGCAGCGTCCAACTAGTAGACAACAGCGCTACGAAGTTGCTAACCCCAAAGCAAGTAGTTGAGGAGGCGCCATACATCATGGAGTTCACCGAAATTCGTTAATTATTTTGATCATTTCAATTTATGATAACCATCATTTCTACAAGCCCGAGTTACCTGTAATGTCCCCTATATGTGTCTGGCACCTCAAGGAAGAGTTTCCCTGACAGTCTATCGTGTACAGAAACACTTTTCTTCTTGAAACATCAGGTCAGCTTCAGGTGAATTTTACAGTCTCGTGTACAGCAAACAAATCCATCCTGGT
This genomic window contains:
- the LOC123161088 gene encoding histone H3.2; this translates as MARTKQTARKSTGGKAPRKQLATKAARKSAPATGGVKKPHRFRPGTVALREIRKYQKSTELLIRKLPFQRLVREIAQDFKTDLRFQSSAVSALQEAAEAYLVGLFEDTNLCAIHAKRVTIMPKDIQLARRIRGERA